A region of Solibacillus isronensis DNA encodes the following proteins:
- the prsW gene encoding glutamic-type intramembrane protease PrsW, whose amino-acid sequence MFILLSAAIAPGLALLSYFYLRNEMDTEPRRTLMHSFIYGGVITFPVLFIQFVIKEEQTFSNPFFINAVFTSSIEEFVKWLIILAVILRHFEFDDPYDGILYGAAVSLGFATVENVLYLLSFGIDQAFMRALLPVSSHALFGVVMGYYYGKGKFSSDEIQKKYIALALFAPIGLHIMYNSILMLEEYFMYAMLPFMLFLWTFALRKVKQAHEHLIEHLSRSNHL is encoded by the coding sequence ATGTTTATACTTTTATCAGCAGCGATTGCGCCGGGTTTAGCCCTTTTAAGCTACTTTTATTTACGCAATGAGATGGATACCGAGCCACGGCGTACACTTATGCATTCTTTCATATATGGCGGGGTTATTACATTCCCCGTTTTATTTATACAGTTCGTAATTAAAGAAGAACAGACATTTTCGAATCCCTTTTTTATCAATGCTGTATTTACCAGTTCGATAGAAGAATTCGTAAAATGGCTCATTATTTTAGCGGTAATTTTACGTCATTTTGAGTTTGACGATCCGTATGACGGTATTTTGTATGGTGCAGCAGTTTCATTGGGCTTTGCTACTGTGGAAAACGTCCTCTATTTATTATCATTCGGAATTGATCAAGCTTTTATGCGAGCGTTATTGCCGGTATCGAGTCATGCACTGTTCGGTGTAGTAATGGGTTACTATTACGGAAAAGGGAAGTTTTCAAGTGACGAAATACAGAAGAAATACATTGCGCTTGCCCTCTTTGCTCCTATAGGACTTCATATTATGTATAATTCAATTTTAATGTTAGAAGAATACTTTATGTATGCGATGCTGCCGTTTATGTTGTTTTTATGGACTTTTGCATTGCGCAAAGTAAAGCAGGCACACGAACATCTAATTGAACATTTATCCCGCAGCAATCATTTATAA
- the sleB gene encoding spore cortex-lytic enzyme, with amino-acid sequence MAVKKIVLFVFIISSSFVSHTFAFSGQDVQRGAFGDDVIELQARLQYLSFYNGKIDGKFGYGTYWALRNFQEQYGLPVDGIAGRSTKEKLENNSDFDKAWVHKQINAGNSFTYYGGIALENQVKKSGNGGKSANDTTSMQLPPGYTDQDLQILANAVYGEARGEPYEGQVAVAAVILNRLESPEFPDTISEIIFQPLAFTAVADGQIWLTPNERAKQAVLDAINGWDPSENALYYFNPVTATSDWIWSRPQIKQIGEHIFCL; translated from the coding sequence ATGGCAGTGAAAAAAATCGTCTTGTTCGTATTCATTATATCAAGTAGTTTTGTAAGTCATACATTTGCATTTTCAGGTCAGGATGTGCAGCGAGGTGCATTTGGTGACGATGTAATTGAGTTACAGGCACGACTTCAATATTTAAGTTTCTATAATGGAAAAATTGACGGGAAATTTGGTTACGGAACGTATTGGGCACTTCGTAATTTCCAGGAGCAGTACGGACTACCTGTAGACGGGATTGCCGGAAGGTCGACAAAGGAAAAGCTAGAGAATAATTCGGATTTTGATAAAGCATGGGTTCATAAACAAATCAATGCAGGGAACAGCTTTACGTATTATGGCGGAATAGCGTTGGAAAATCAGGTGAAAAAAAGCGGGAATGGCGGTAAAAGTGCAAATGATACAACCTCCATGCAGCTTCCGCCAGGCTACACAGATCAGGACTTGCAAATTTTAGCGAATGCAGTATACGGGGAAGCACGAGGCGAGCCGTATGAAGGACAAGTTGCTGTTGCAGCAGTAATTTTGAATCGTCTGGAATCCCCGGAATTTCCGGATACGATTTCGGAAATTATTTTCCAGCCATTAGCTTTCACAGCGGTTGCGGACGGCCAGATTTGGCTTACACCAAATGAACGTGCCAAACAGGCTGTATTAGATGCGATTAACGGCTGGGACCCATCCGAGAATGCTTTGTATTATTTTAATCCTGTTACAGCGACAAGTGATTGGATTTGGTCTAGACCTCAAATCAAACAAATTGGTGAGCATATTTTCTGCTTATAG
- a CDS encoding PepSY1/2 domain-containing protein, whose amino-acid sequence MKKFAYLLGLFVVILAFVSFDLFTQNKDLERAVYATQSRDLSAATEKLSTLHTAVEQSLLFQDEKALNNELDSIWRMSSDLRKTVANLPIQAEVQNEWMRYLGKIGDNAKQAAATGDYENWQNKMGTVASNLHAFAEEWNIATVAFYENDGNLKKWSTNHTTNLKDSPFMNVSKQLKTYNETDFPLTASESDYEKKRELQHLKDKKITKNEAIQKFKNFFPNIDDSIVTVTKSSDDAPYPFYHIQFIHGSKIGYADITENGGHLLSFLLERPVKKDARSHEEILNTAKSFMNKVGYTDVKLSESRENHEAWHLVFTRVHGDDEALIYPDSIQVKIAKDNAEILGVNAMEYIQEEKIKEQSEVPIDWDKFFADHVGVEQVQKIYTGNGNLELRKCYEVIARLDNKTQDTYRVVIDAETHEVIKNEKVF is encoded by the coding sequence ATGAAAAAATTTGCATATTTATTAGGTTTATTTGTCGTCATATTAGCCTTTGTTTCCTTTGATCTATTTACACAAAATAAGGATTTGGAGCGAGCTGTATATGCTACCCAGTCAAGGGACCTTTCGGCAGCGACTGAAAAATTATCGACATTGCATACAGCGGTGGAACAATCTTTACTTTTTCAGGATGAAAAAGCTTTAAATAATGAATTGGACTCAATCTGGAGGATGAGCAGTGATTTAAGAAAAACTGTCGCGAATTTACCGATCCAGGCAGAAGTACAAAATGAATGGATGCGTTATTTAGGAAAAATCGGTGATAATGCAAAACAAGCGGCCGCTACAGGAGACTATGAAAATTGGCAAAATAAAATGGGAACGGTTGCTTCCAATTTACATGCATTCGCTGAGGAATGGAATATTGCGACTGTTGCATTTTATGAAAACGATGGCAATTTAAAAAAATGGTCAACGAATCATACGACAAATCTTAAAGATTCGCCATTTATGAACGTATCGAAACAATTAAAAACATATAACGAAACCGATTTTCCATTAACAGCGAGTGAATCGGACTATGAGAAAAAGCGGGAATTACAGCATTTAAAAGATAAAAAAATTACGAAGAACGAAGCCATTCAAAAATTTAAAAACTTTTTCCCGAATATTGATGATTCGATTGTAACGGTTACGAAAAGCAGTGATGATGCACCATATCCGTTCTATCATATTCAATTTATCCACGGTTCAAAAATCGGTTATGCCGACATAACAGAAAATGGCGGTCATCTTCTTTCGTTCCTGTTAGAACGGCCGGTTAAAAAAGATGCTCGTTCACATGAAGAAATTTTAAACACTGCAAAAAGCTTTATGAATAAAGTGGGATACACGGATGTGAAGCTTTCAGAATCACGAGAAAATCACGAAGCATGGCATCTTGTGTTTACGAGAGTGCATGGAGATGATGAAGCTTTAATTTACCCGGATAGTATTCAAGTGAAAATTGCGAAGGATAATGCGGAGATTTTAGGTGTCAACGCAATGGAATATATTCAGGAAGAAAAAATTAAAGAGCAAAGCGAAGTGCCGATCGATTGGGATAAATTTTTTGCTGATCATGTAGGTGTTGAACAAGTGCAAAAAATTTATACGGGCAATGGAAATCTGGAACTTCGTAAATGCTATGAAGTTATTGCAAGGCTCGACAATAAGACGCAGGATACGTATCGTGTTGTAATTGATGCAGAAACACATGAAGTAATTAAAAACGAAAAAGTGTTTTAG
- a CDS encoding flagellar brake protein, which yields MELKIGTQLTLEPTYTERVEKFKCRVVDRQDNMIFIDYPINTATKKIAFLIDGAQFRATFSTEKRESFCFNTEVLGRKGGNVQMILLACPPAVEFIKIQRREYVRVETPVDIAIEHDGRKFQFAAEDISAGGTLIHIKSPVNFTDGDTVKAFVVLPFVNGEIRYVETDARVVNMFERNEMTMASLNFTDTDDYDKQQIVRFCFERQVMIRKKEMNEL from the coding sequence ATGGAACTAAAAATTGGAACGCAACTAACGCTGGAGCCAACCTATACGGAAAGGGTCGAAAAATTTAAATGTCGTGTTGTCGATCGACAAGACAATATGATTTTTATCGATTATCCAATTAATACGGCAACTAAAAAAATCGCTTTTTTAATAGATGGCGCACAATTCCGTGCAACATTCAGTACGGAAAAAAGAGAAAGTTTCTGCTTTAATACAGAAGTTTTAGGACGTAAAGGCGGCAATGTTCAGATGATACTGCTTGCGTGTCCACCTGCTGTAGAATTTATTAAAATCCAGCGACGCGAATATGTTCGTGTAGAAACACCTGTAGATATTGCCATTGAACATGACGGACGGAAATTTCAGTTTGCGGCCGAAGACATTAGCGCTGGGGGAACATTAATTCATATCAAGTCACCCGTCAATTTTACTGACGGTGATACTGTTAAGGCTTTTGTCGTCCTGCCATTTGTAAATGGTGAAATTCGCTATGTCGAAACAGATGCGAGAGTCGTGAACATGTTCGAACGTAATGAAATGACGATGGCATCATTGAACTTCACGGATACGGATGATTATGATAAGCAGCAAATTGTCCGTTTCTGCTTCGAACGACAAGTAATGATCCGCAAAAAAGAAATGAATGAATTATAA
- the cmk gene encoding (d)CMP kinase, which yields MMKKIQIAIDGPAGAGKSTIAKIVAEALRFTYIDTGAMYRAVTYKAMKENIQLHDAEAIEKMLQETAITLKPSEQGQLVFVDGQDVSQAIRSNEVTANVSEVAAHANIREILVAMQQKLAADGGVVMDGRDIATHVLKDAELKIYMSATVEERAHRRFLDNERRGIPSTIESLQKEIALRDKLDSEREASPLIQAEDALFLDTTHLSIDEAAQEILKLAQQKMQ from the coding sequence ATGATGAAAAAAATTCAAATTGCAATTGATGGTCCTGCAGGTGCGGGGAAAAGTACCATTGCAAAAATTGTAGCCGAAGCACTTCGATTTACATATATCGACACAGGTGCAATGTATCGGGCAGTGACGTATAAAGCGATGAAAGAAAACATACAATTACATGACGCAGAAGCGATTGAAAAAATGCTGCAAGAAACGGCGATTACATTAAAACCGTCGGAGCAGGGACAACTCGTTTTTGTGGATGGACAAGATGTGTCACAGGCTATACGTTCAAATGAAGTTACGGCAAATGTTTCAGAAGTTGCAGCACATGCAAATATTCGTGAAATCCTAGTAGCGATGCAGCAAAAGCTGGCTGCGGACGGCGGGGTTGTCATGGATGGACGTGATATTGCAACACATGTATTAAAAGATGCAGAGCTTAAAATCTACATGTCTGCAACAGTTGAAGAACGTGCACATCGACGCTTCCTGGATAATGAACGCCGCGGTATTCCTTCAACAATCGAATCATTACAGAAGGAAATTGCACTGCGGGACAAGCTTGATAGTGAACGTGAAGCTTCACCGCTCATCCAAGCAGAAGATGCTTTATTTTTAGATACGACGCATTTATCAATTGATGAAGCAGCGCAGGAAATTTTGAAATTAGCGCAGCAAAAAATGCAGTAA
- the rpsA gene encoding 30S ribosomal protein S1, with the protein MSEEMNLGSNQKFQEGDIVKGVAEQVEEKSVTVSIEGAPFDGIIPISELSSLHIEKASDIVSVGDQLELMITKVEEENFVLSKRKVDALHAWDELKAKFESGEVFEAEVKDVVKGGLVVDLGVRGFVPASLVEDYFVEDFEDYKGKTLRLKITELDKEKGRLILSHRAVLDEEKASKKQQVIQNIHQGDMLEGTVQRLAKFGAFIDLGGIDGLVHISQVAHEHVEDISTVLQEGQSVTVKVLSVDIPNERVSLSIKDTLPGPWTDIEEKASKGAILTGTVKRLVTFGAFVEVFPGVEGLVHISQISHKHITTPHEVLKDGQEVEVKVLEVNEAEKRLALSIKALQEDSASDEDFDYELPEENKGFSFSDVIGDQLKGFKK; encoded by the coding sequence ATGTCTGAGGAAATGAATTTAGGGTCAAACCAAAAATTTCAAGAAGGAGATATTGTGAAAGGTGTTGCTGAACAGGTTGAAGAGAAGTCAGTAACGGTTTCGATCGAGGGGGCACCTTTCGACGGGATTATACCTATTAGCGAACTTTCAAGCTTACACATTGAAAAAGCTTCTGATATAGTTTCAGTTGGCGATCAGCTAGAGCTTATGATTACGAAAGTTGAAGAAGAGAATTTTGTATTATCAAAACGCAAAGTAGATGCACTGCACGCGTGGGATGAATTAAAAGCAAAATTCGAATCTGGTGAAGTATTCGAAGCAGAAGTGAAAGATGTTGTGAAAGGCGGACTTGTCGTCGATTTAGGCGTGCGCGGTTTCGTTCCGGCTTCACTCGTTGAAGATTATTTTGTTGAAGATTTTGAGGATTACAAAGGCAAAACTTTACGTTTAAAAATTACAGAGTTAGATAAAGAAAAAGGCCGACTTATTTTATCTCATCGTGCAGTACTAGATGAAGAAAAGGCGTCGAAAAAGCAACAAGTGATTCAAAACATCCATCAGGGTGATATGCTGGAAGGTACTGTTCAGCGCTTGGCGAAATTCGGTGCGTTCATTGATTTGGGCGGCATCGATGGATTAGTCCACATTTCACAAGTAGCGCATGAACATGTTGAAGATATTTCAACGGTATTACAGGAAGGACAATCTGTAACTGTAAAAGTGCTTTCAGTCGATATTCCGAATGAGCGTGTTTCATTATCGATCAAAGATACGCTGCCTGGTCCGTGGACAGACATCGAAGAAAAGGCTTCTAAAGGCGCAATTTTAACGGGTACTGTAAAACGTCTTGTTACATTCGGTGCGTTTGTAGAAGTATTCCCTGGTGTAGAAGGTCTTGTCCATATTTCTCAAATTTCCCACAAGCATATTACCACACCGCATGAAGTCTTAAAAGACGGACAAGAGGTGGAAGTAAAAGTACTTGAGGTGAATGAAGCGGAAAAACGCCTTGCACTAAGCATTAAAGCATTGCAGGAAGATTCAGCGAGCGACGAGGATTTCGATTATGAGCTGCCTGAAGAAAATAAAGGCTTCTCATTCAGCGATGTTATCGGTGATCAGCTAAAAGGATTCAAAAAATAA